The genome window GGTACCGGTTTCGTCAGCCAGATACCTTTCCCATAACCGGTGAGTTCTTATCACCCTGAGAGCGTATGATCTTCCCTGCTGAGTAAGCCGGTATATACCATCTCTTTCAGCCTCAATTAGTCTGTTTTCTCTGAGCCGGGAAATAACCAGAGCGGCTTTATCACGGGAAATATTCAGGAACCCGGCCAGACTGTCCGATGTTCCTGTCAGATGTCTTTCTTCACAATCGTAAAAATGTTTTAGTGCATCCTCAGTTCTTGCTCTGTTTGAGGTATTGCGGTTTTTAAGGAGATACTTTCTCAGCGGACTGTTGGGAAAATAGATCCAGCTCACAGCACCTGCAGTGATCAGAAGTACTCCGATATATAGAAATTCACTCATAGAGTATTGCTCCTCTTTTCACTTAAAGATTCAACAAAAATATTTGAAGCCGTCTTCTGGCTTATGGTAAATGTGTTTCCGTTACACTCGGCAACCATGGATCCGTCATAATTAATTACTTCTTTAACAAAGATTTCGGATTTCAAATCAATACCCAGATTGGAAATATGGGCTAGAAACGAATTATCTGAGTCATTGACCCTGAGAACCGAAACAACAGCTCCTTCCCCTGCAAGCGTTAGAGGAAACTGGCTAGGGCTGACCGGTATTCTGCCATTTTTATCAGGAATGGGGTCGCCGTGAGGATCAAACTCGGGGAAATTAAGCATCTCTTCCATCCGGTTAATCAGTTCATCTGAAGCACAGTGTTCAAGCTTTTCCGCCTCATCGTGAACCTTTTCCCAGGGCAGGCCAACAATCTGGAAAAGGAACAATTCCCAGATTCTGTGCCTCCTTACAAGAGTTTTTGCGTATGAATTACCCTCCTCAGTAAGCGATATACCCTTATACGGAGTATAGTTAATCAGCCCCTCCTTAGATAGCTTTTTGACCATATCCGTTACGGCAGCATTGGAGATTGAGAGTTTATCCGCAATTACATTCGGCTTTATCTCTCCTGACTCATTCCGGTTCTTATAAATTACGCTGAGGTAATCTTCTGTTGATACATTCTTCATATTTAAGATATTTTGTTAATTAAATTTAAGCGAGCTTAAACTAAAAGTCAAGCTAAATTAAAAATAAAATGGATAAATTTCTTCTCCGTTTATGGGTATATTTGCGGGAATTTTTTCAAAACGGAGCTCATTTGCAGGAAAAGCTTAAACGAGAACTTAATCTTACCCAGTCAACCGCCCTGAATATGATTGACATGGTGGGTATTGGACCCTTTATAGTTGTTCCATTAGTTATTCAGGAGATGAACGGCCCTCAGGCAATGTTAGCCTGGGTTCTGGGAGCTTTTCTCTCCTTTCTGGATGGATTCGTCTGGGCTGAACTCGGGGCTGCCTATCCAAACGCGGGAGGTACATATTCATTTTTGAAAAATATTTACGGGGAAAAAGGCCCGGGGAGGTATTTCTCGTTTCTTTTCATCTGGCAGACGATTATCCAGGCCCCTCTGGTGGTTGCTTCAGGGGCAATCGGTTTTGCTCAGTACTTCACCTATCTGGCACCTATTGATCCTCTTATGCAAAAGGCAGTCTCCGGTGCTCTGGTGCTTCTCCTTGTACTTCTGCTTTACAGGAGGATTGGAGAAGTAGGCAATATTTCTGTACTTCTCTGGATTGGCGTCGTAGGAACCATGGTCTGGATTATATTCGGCGGGGTTACTCATTTTGATCCGGCTAAAGCTTTTGATTACCCTGAAGGTGCTTTCACCTTCGACCTGGTATTTTTTGCGGCACTTGGCAGCGCCACGATTAAAACGATATATACCTATCTGGGTTACTATAATGTCTGCCATCTTGGTTCCGAAGTTAAGAATCCTGAGAAGATAATCCCGCAAAGCATGTTTATTTCTATTGCGGGTATTGCAGTGCTCTATCTGATAATGCAGATGAGTTTTCTCGGCGTTATTCACTGGGAGGAAATTAAAAACAGCCAGTTTGTTGTGAGCCTGTTCATGGAAAGAATTTACGGCACCACTGCAGCTAAAATAGTTACTCTGCTGATACTCTGGATAGCATTCTCTTCCCTCTTTGCCGTCCTTGTGGGCTATACACGCATTCCCTATGCAGCAGCTCTGGACGGAAATTTCTTCAAGGTATTCGGCGAAGTGCATCCGGTAAAAAATTTTCCTCATAAATCGCTCCTGATTCTGGGAGGTATTGCATTCGTATTCAGCCTGCTCTTCCGGCTGAAGGATGTCATTGCGGCAATTCTGGCTATGAGAATACTTGTTCAGTTTGTTAATCAGACTATTGGATTAATATATCTTCATAAAAAAGGGGTCAGGGAGAACTTCCCTTACAAAATGCCATTGTTTCCACTTCCCCCGCTAATCTCCCTTCTTGTATGGATAGGGTTGTTTTTGTCAACCGGATTTAATTTTATAGCCGGAGGTCTGGGGATGATTATGCTGGGAAGCATTGTTTATTTTTTCAGAGCATACAGACAAAAAGAATGGCCATTCGCGCAGCAGCTTTAATCGCAGCAGTTTTTTTTTCAATGGTGTCTGTCAGCGGACAGGAATACCAGTATGAACGTATTGTATCAGATTTCAGTTCTCTCAGGGAAAAACTCAATATACCCGGTTTAACCGTCGCCATCGCTCAAAATGGCGAAATAGTTTTTTCTGAGGCTTTTGGCTATAAGGATCTTATCACCCAGACGCCCATGACTGAAAATACTGTATTCCATACAGCTTCGATCACTAAAACTTTTACGGCCTATGTACTGGGCCTCCTTGAGCAGGAAGGCAAAATCTCCATGAGAGATGAAGTTAAGAAATATAATCTTAACCTTGGTGAAGGGGTTCGGGTTGAACACCTGCTTTCTCATACTTCACTCGGAATTCCGGGTAAACAGTTTTATTATCACAGCGGCCGGTTTAACAAACTTGATACAGTGATCTATGAAAGCACCGGAAAATTTCTTTCGGGTCACATAACCGATAAAATTATCCGAAAAATTCCCCTTACATATACATTCCCTAACCCTTATGATACGGCAGATTTCCGTTTGTTCACCGATGAATCACCGCAAAAATTCATCGAGCAGCTTTACACCGGTTATATACACGGAACTGCAAATGTTACCACAAAATCAGAACTTGAAAAAGCATTTGCCGCTTCTGCAGGACTGATGTCGACATCAACTGATCTGGTCCGTTACGGTAATTTCCTGATGAGTGAGACAAATGCCTATGCAGTTTTAAAAAGATTAACCCGCCA of Ignavibacteriales bacterium contains these proteins:
- a CDS encoding metal-dependent transcriptional regulator, which gives rise to MKNVSTEDYLSVIYKNRNESGEIKPNVIADKLSISNAAVTDMVKKLSKEGLINYTPYKGISLTEEGNSYAKTLVRRHRIWELFLFQIVGLPWEKVHDEAEKLEHCASDELINRMEEMLNFPEFDPHGDPIPDKNGRIPVSPSQFPLTLAGEGAVVSVLRVNDSDNSFLAHISNLGIDLKSEIFVKEVINYDGSMVAECNGNTFTISQKTASNIFVESLSEKRSNTL
- a CDS encoding APC family permease, which encodes MDKFLLRLWVYLREFFQNGAHLQEKLKRELNLTQSTALNMIDMVGIGPFIVVPLVIQEMNGPQAMLAWVLGAFLSFLDGFVWAELGAAYPNAGGTYSFLKNIYGEKGPGRYFSFLFIWQTIIQAPLVVASGAIGFAQYFTYLAPIDPLMQKAVSGALVLLLVLLLYRRIGEVGNISVLLWIGVVGTMVWIIFGGVTHFDPAKAFDYPEGAFTFDLVFFAALGSATIKTIYTYLGYYNVCHLGSEVKNPEKIIPQSMFISIAGIAVLYLIMQMSFLGVIHWEEIKNSQFVVSLFMERIYGTTAAKIVTLLILWIAFSSLFAVLVGYTRIPYAAALDGNFFKVFGEVHPVKNFPHKSLLILGGIAFVFSLLFRLKDVIAAILAMRILVQFVNQTIGLIYLHKKGVRENFPYKMPLFPLPPLISLLVWIGLFLSTGFNFIAGGLGMIMLGSIVYFFRAYRQKEWPFAQQL